GGCAAGAATCAAATCCCTGAGGCGGCTGCTCAATGCTGAGGGAAAAGTACAAGAATTGCCAGTACGTCAACTGGAGCTTTTTGTGGCACAAAGAACTCTAGAAGATTCTCCAATGAAAAAGGGGGAGAAAATTGCGCCCAAGACTGTGAAGGAGGAATTGAGTCTGCTGAAAAGTATTTTCAAGAAGGCAGTAGAGATTGGTGAACTCTCGGCAGTTCCAATCAGAGGAACAAGCTATCCAGAGATAGAGGTGAATAACATCAGAGAAAGAATTTTTTCAGAAGAGGAGTTTCAAAGATTGCTGGAAGCAACCCCTCTATGGCTGCAGGGAATCATTATCATGGCTCAAGGCACCAGCATACGTCAGAATGAAATCGTTCAGCTAACGTGGGACGCTGTTGATTTGGAAAGAGGTTTTGTTCGGCTTAAGGCAAAAGATACGAAGACGAGGACATCCCGTATCGTAAAACTTCTACCTCACGTGGTGAAGATGCTAAGTGAAATCCCCAGAGTGAACCACACAAGAAAAGTTTTTCTCTCAGCACTTGAAAAGCCGCTGCCCTATTGGACTACCTACTGCCATGACACATGGAAAAATGCCTTGGCAACAGTAGGAATCACGGATGCCTGCTTCCATGATCTTCGACATGATTTCATCACCAAGGCTATTCGAAAGGGGACAAGACCCTACATAGTGATGAAGCAGGTTGGCCACAAAAGTGATGTGATGCTCAGGAGATATCAACTCATTGACGAAGATGATTTGGAAATGCTGGAAATGTAGGTTGTAAAGCCAGCTATTCGCATTATTTTTTCGAGTATTTTACAAACTCAGGCTCGATCAACTTCACGATGCACAATTTTGAATTCTAGGAGGCTCATCCTTAAATAGCTTTCTTCTCATTGATGAACCTCTGAAATACAAAGTAAGCCCACTACTTTCTTTGGGTGGCTCCGAATTGAAAGCTATGAAAGCCTATTACATGAATGAACGATCACTTGGTACTTAATTCTATAGATTTTTGTTCCTTCATGAGCAGAGCTTTTTGATATTTTTTTGAATAGTATTTCTGATCGAACTCATCAAACATCTCTGGCATTCCGTCTTCTGCATACTTGTCAAATTTTTCGTGGTTGGC
Above is a genomic segment from SAR324 cluster bacterium containing:
- a CDS encoding tyrosine-type recombinase/integrase, with the translated sequence ARIKSLRRLLNAEGKVQELPVRQLELFVAQRTLEDSPMKKGEKIAPKTVKEELSLLKSIFKKAVEIGELSAVPIRGTSYPEIEVNNIRERIFSEEEFQRLLEATPLWLQGIIIMAQGTSIRQNEIVQLTWDAVDLERGFVRLKAKDTKTRTSRIVKLLPHVVKMLSEIPRVNHTRKVFLSALEKPLPYWTTYCHDTWKNALATVGITDACFHDLRHDFITKAIRKGTRPYIVMKQVGHKSDVMLRRYQLIDEDDLEMLEM